From Anopheles funestus chromosome 3RL, idAnoFuneDA-416_04, whole genome shotgun sequence, a single genomic window includes:
- the LOC125770261 gene encoding PRKR-interacting protein 1 homolog: MEIRNEVKQKDQEVEKKKFVVRNAADIQRAKLDKLMKNPDKPVIIPAPSKNRDFSTAIPSFVRNVMGSSAGAGSGEFHVYRHLRRKEYARQKQIQEKSHAEQLDDAFQEKLENNRKAAEERTAKKRAKRLKQKAKQKARGGKKPKQSVSLNNILESSSEESDEEESDPAQEEASKSVPEKDNEIDKEQLETEKSNETAGKEIDSSTNDGTVADQGSETLTQEPSSLLKTESAPGEDLKETQKANEDTDN; this comes from the exons ATGGAGATACGAAATGAAGTGAAACAGAAGGACCAGgaagtagaaaagaaaaagtttgtcgTGCGCAATGCTGCAGATATACAGAGAGCCAAATTGGACAAGCTCATGAAGAATCCC GACAAACCAGTCATCATTCCAGCACCGAGCAAAAACCGGGACTTTTCGACCGCTATTCCATCGTTTGTGCGAAACGTGATGGGTTCGAGTGCTGGTGCAGGTTCGGGAGAGTTCCACGTGTATCGCCATCTGCGCCGGAAGGAATACGCTCGCCAGAAGCAAATTCAGGAAAAAAGTCACGCCGAGCAACTGGATGATGCGTTTCAGGAAAAGTTGGAAAACAATCGCAAAGCAGCGGAAGAACGTACGGCAAAGAAACGTGCCAAACGTTTGAAGCAAAAGGCTAAGCAAAAAGCTCGCGGAGGAAAGAAACCAAAGCAGAGTGTAAGTTTGAACAACATCCTCGAAAGTTCTTCTGAGGAGAGTGATGAGGAGGAAAGTGACCCTGCGCAAGAGGAGGCTTCTAAAAGCGTACCGGAGAAGGATAACGAAATCGACAAGGAGCAACTGGAAACAGAAAAGTCGAATGAAACTGCCGGGAAAGAAATTGATTCGAGCACGAACGATGGAACAGTGGCAGACCAGGGCTCTGAAACCTTGACCCAGGAACCATCGTCGTTATTGAAAACCGAGTCAGCACCAGGTGAAGACTTAAAGGAAACACAAAAAGCCAACGAAGACACGGACAACTAG
- the LOC125770133 gene encoding clustered mitochondria protein homolog: MALETESVQSAEATTETVSTPGSDGIVGGGDSGGKKKGCGKNKKQNGKSSSPPVGGESKETIGNGHAVQNGLNGHLSSEESDTVTANDGGADDKSAGVAGGGGTTEPSTTGDDDVMKLMQETGFTVQVLSPGVEPLSIQVSSMELVQEIHQLLMDREDTCHRTCFSLQLDGRTLDNFAELKNIDGLQEGSVIRVVEEPYTMREARIHVRHVRDLLKSLDPADAYNGVDCSSLTFLHTITMGDIMEKKKTRQESVDCTPPDFIMPGAKERPLLPLQPGSGKKGNPQPLKVLTTSAWNPPPGPRKLHGDLMYLYVVTMEDKRLHISACSRGFYVNQSTDDTFNPQPANPSYLSHSLIDLLSQISATFRRCFSQMQKKRTQRHPFERVATPYQVYTWTAPALEHTIDAIRAEDTFSSKLGYEEHIPGQTRDWNEELQTTRELPRATLPERLLRERAIFKVHSDFVTAATRGAMAVIDGNVMPINPGEDAKTQMFIWNNIFFSLGFDVRDHYKELGGDAAAFVAPRNDLHGVRVYSAVDVEGLYTLGTVVIDYRGYRVTAQSIIPGILEREQDQSVVYGSIDFGKTVLSHPKYLELLNAAGKHLRIQPHSVYNDKQEAIELCSSVECKGIIGNDGRHYILDLLRTFPPDVNFLVLPAEEEAVGRDSQAMGFPIEHRHKLCCLRQELLEAFVENRYLMFMKHAAVQLQQCVKKKQEQKATVAAMKNSADETKPAAIEEGAVESEKTDAKELPKDSKDVKETVKDATRPMPKADSDDAKKLVESLISCDQMNESKEVVKRVCEAVGSLKEYEFDIRFNPDVYSPGIRHVDGDANAACSLRRQKQLVKDAAEFLVKHQIPSFVHECLDHSSAPMDGVTLTELLHNRGINVRYLGKVVDQLAKIKQLEYLHTIAVSELIVRAAKHIFTAYLQQTDVMSMAAAISHFLNCFLTVSTVGYQPVSNGNGADGDGQLADEFGPKSSSGSKKQSKQSKRGGKGNGGNGGRKTTFSVPSSDNNEWQSLTSKLLWSQIRQELKAYWDFELTVEPSKEGKAASAIDSIEPLIGAFKLQKISLLRAFCLKTGVQIMLQEYAFEQRNRPAFTDADIVNVFPVVKHINPRASDAYNFYTTGQTKIQQGYLQDGYGLISEALNLLNNVYGAMHPENAQCLRMLARLSYIMGDPQEALAIQQRAVLMSERVNGVDHPYTISEYAHLALYCFANSQISTALKLLYRARYLATIVCGENHPDIALMDSNISLILHAVGEYELSLRFLEHALALNIRYYGEKSLKVAVSYHLVARTQSCMGDFRSALVNEKETYAIYKQQLGESHEKTQESSECLRHLTQQAVVLQKKMNYANGKLLSTGLPPIHIQPPSMGSVLDMLNAINGIIFVQISSKEIANFKNEIEKRQKEAGQSQPQQTAPVQANQEEVDRMLMETMQKTAAGIPFEEQDGDKKDSVIVQEESSKTAEVASS; this comes from the exons ATGGCTCTGGAAACGGAAAGTGTTCAATCGGCGGAAGCAACCACCGAAACGGTGTCTACGCCCGGATCCGACGGGATTGTTGGCGGTGGCGATTccggtggaaaaaagaaag gttgtggtaaaaataaaaaacagaatggtAAATCGAGTTCACCTCCCGTGGGGGGTGAAAGTAAGGAAACGATCGGTAACGGTCACGCAGTACAGAATGGGCTAAACGGCCATCTTAGCTCGGAAGAGTCGGATACTGTGACCGCCAACGATGGTGGTGCGGATGACAAAAGTGCTGGTGTGGCCGGTGGTGGAGGAACGACGGAACCATCAACAACCGGCGATGATGATGTGATGAAGCTAATGCAGGAAACCGGCTTCACGGTGCAGGTTCTTTCGCCTGGTGTGGAACCACTCTCGATACAGGTATCGAGCATGGAGCTGGTGCAGGAGATCCATCAGCTGCTGATGGACCGGGAAGACACATGCCATCGGACGTGCTTTTCGCTGCAGCTCGACGGTCGTACGTTGGATAATTTTGCCGAGCTTAAAAACATCGACGGACTGCAGGAAGGATCGGTGATTCGCGTGGTTGAAGAACCGTACACAATGCGTGAGGCACGCATCCATGTGCGTCACGTGCGCGATCTGCTCAAATCACTGGACCCGGCCGATGCGTACAATGGTGTCGATTGCAGTTCGCTTACCTTCCTGCATACGATCACGATGGGTGATAtcatggagaagaaaaagacaCGCCAGGAAAGTGTGGACTGTACGCCGCCCGATTTTATCATGCCCGGTGCGAAAGAGCgtccgctgctgccactacaGCCGGGATCGGGCAAAAAGGGCAACCCACAACCACTGAAGGTACTGACGACGTCTGCCTGGAATCCACCGCCCGGGCCGCGCAAACTGCACGGTGACCTGATGTACCTGTACGTGGTGACGATGGAAGACAAGCGACTACACATTTCCGCCTGTTCGCGCGGCTTTTACGTCAATCAGTCGACGGACGACACGTTCAATCCACAGCCGGCCAACCCGAGCTACCTCTCACACTCGCTGATCGATCTGTTATCGCAGATATCGGCCACCTTCCGGCGATGTTTCTCGCAGATGCAAAAGAAGCGCACCCAACGCCATCCATTTGAGCGGGTGGCCACCCCGTACCAGGTGTACACGTGGACAGCGCCCGCCTTGGAGCATACGATCGATGCGATCCGTGCGGAAGACACGTTCTCGTCGAAGCTGGGCTATGAAGAGCACATCCCGGGACAGACACGTGACTGGAACGAAGAGCTACAGACGACGCGGGAACTGCCGCGAGCAACACTGCCCGAGCGATTGCTTCGCGAGCGAGCCATTTTTAAGGTACACAGTGATTTCGTGACCGCCGCTACCCGTGGCGCAATGGCCGTTATCGACGGTAACGTAATGCCGATCAATCCGGGCGAGGACGCTAAAACGCAAATGTTCATTTGGAACAACATATTCTTCTCGCTTGGGTTCGATGTGCGGGATCACTACAAGGAACTTGGTGGAGATGCGGCTGCATTTGTGGCACCGCGCAACGATCTGCACGGTGTGCGGGTGTACAGTGCGGTAGACGTGGAGGGGCTCTACACGCTCGGTACCGTAGTGATCGACTACCGTGGCTATCGCGTCACAGCACAATCCATCATACCGGGCATACTGGAGCGTGAGCAGGACCAATCGGTCGTGTATGGATCGATCGATTTCGGCAAAACCGTACTCTCACATCCAAAGTATCTCGAGCTGCTAAATGCGGCTGGGAAACATCTGAGAATTCAACCGCACAGCGTGTACAATGACAAGCAGGAAGCGATCGAGCTGTGCTCCTCGGTAGAATGCAAAGGCATTATCGGTAACGATGGAAGACACTACATTCTCGACTTGCTCCGCACGTTCCCACCGGATGTGAACTTTCTTGTACTACCCGCCGAAGAGGAAGCAGTCGGTCGGGATAGCCAGGCGATGGGTTTCCCTATCGAACATCGGCACAAACTTTGCTGTCTCCGTCAGGAACTGTTGGAAGCGTTCGTAGAGAACCGGTATCTAATGTTCATGAAGCATGCCGCTGTACAGTTGCAGCAGTGCGTTAAAAAGAAGCAGGAACAGAAAGCGACAGTTGCGGCGATGAAGAATTCGGCCGACGAAACGAAACCAGCCGCAATTGAAGAAGGTGCAGTGGAGAGTGAAAAGACGGATGCGAAGGAACTACCGAAGGATAGCAAGGATGTGAAGGAGACGGTGAAGGATGCAACGCGCCCAATGCCGAAAGCGGACAGTGATGATGCGAAGAAACTGGTCGAATCGTTAATTTCATGCGATCAGATGAACGAAAGCAAGGAGGTAGTGAAGCGCGTCTGCGAGGCAGTTGGTTCGCTGAAGGAGTACGAGTTCGATATCCGGTTCAATCCGGACGTTTACTCGCCCGGTATTCGGCATGTTGACGGTGATGCGAATGCTGCGTGTTCCTTGCGTCGCCAGAAGCAACTGGTGAAGGATGCGGCCGAATTTTTGGTAAAGCATCAGATACCGAGCTTCGtgcacgaatgtcttgaccatTCGTCGGCCCCGATGGATGGTGTCACGCTGACCGAACTGCTGCACAACCGTGGCATTAACGTGCGCTATCTCGGCAAGGTGGTGGATCAGTTGGCAAAGATAAAACAGCTCGAGTACTTGCACACGATCGCTGTATCGGAGCTGATCGTTCGTGCTGCGAAGCACATCTTTACCGCGTATCTGCAGCAAACGGACGTTATGAGTATGGCGGCCGCTATCAGTCACTTCCTGAACTGCTTCCTAACGGTGTCGACCGTCGGTTATCAACCGGTTTCGAACGGTAACGGTGCCGATGGCGATGGACAGCTGGCGGACGAGTTCGGTCCGAAGTCATCCTCCGGCAGCaagaagcaaagcaaacaaagcaaGCGTGGCGGAAAAGGAAATGGTGGTAATGGTGGacgaaaaaccacattttccgTACCTTCGTCCGATAACAATGAGTGGCAGTCGTTGACGTCGAAGTTACTGTGGTCACAGATTCGACAGGAACTGAAAGCTTACTGGGACTTCGAGCTGACGGTGGAACCTTCGAAGGAAGGTAAAGCGGCGTCCGCAATCGATTCAATCGAGCCACTGATTGGAGCGTTTAAGCTGCAGAAAATAAGTCTGTTGCGTGCGTTCTGTCTCAAGACGGGTGTACAGATTATGCTGCAGGAGTACGCCTTCGAGCAGCGCAATCGACCGGCGTTTACCGATGCGGATATAGTGAACGTGTTCCCGGTGGTGAAGCACATTAATCCGCGCGCCTCGGATGCGTACAATTTCTACACCACCGGTCAGACAAAGATTCAGCAGGGTTACCTTCAGGACGGGTACGGGCTGATCAGTGAAGCGCTCAACCTGCTGAACAACGTGTACGGTGCGATGCATCCCGAGAATGCACAGTGCTTGCGCATGTTGGCCCGGCTTAGTTACATCATGGGTGATCCACAGGAAGCGCTTGCCATTCAGCAGCGAGCGGTACTGATGAGCGAACGGGTGAATGGTGTCGATCATCCGTATACTATTTCCGAATAT GCCCATCTTGCATTGTACTGTTTTGCTAATAGTCAAATTAGCACCGCACTGAAGTTGCTGTACCGTGCCCGGTATCTGGCCACCATTGTCTGCGGTGAAAACCATCCTGATATTGCGCTGATGGAT AGTAACATTAGTTTGATCCTTCATGCTGTTGGGGAATATGAGTTATCGCTTCGCTTTTTGGAGCATGCACTGGCACTGAACATTCGGTACTATGGCGAGAAATCTCTTAAGGTTGCCGTCAGCTACCATCTTGTAGCCCGAACGCAAAGCTGTATGGGTGATTTCCGATCGGCGTTGGTTAATGAAAAGGAAACGTATGCCATTTATAAGCAACAG CTTGGCGAAAGCCACGAAAAGACTCAAGAATCTTCCGAATGCTTACGCCACCTGACGCAGCAGGCGGTTGTGCTGCAGAAGAAGATGAACTACGCCAACGGAAAGCTGCTAAGTACGGGCTTACCACCGATTCACATTCAGCCACCATCGATGGGCTCGGTGCTGGACATGCTGAACGCAATCAATGGTATCATTTTTGTACAAATTAG CTCCAAAGAAATTGCCAACTTTaagaatgaaattgaaaagcgCCAGAAGGAGGCGGGTCAAAGTCAACCGCAGCAAACGGCACCGGTGCAAGCCAACCAAGAGGAGGTCGATCGTATGCTAATggaaacaatgcaaaaaacGGCCGCCGGTATACCGTTCGAGGAGCAGGACGGTGACAAGAAGGACAGTGTGATCGTGCAAGAGGAATCGTCGAAGACGGCGGAAGTGGCATCGAGTTGA
- the LOC125770196 gene encoding ubiquitin carboxyl-terminal hydrolase calypso, with protein MPVDINRLTDGWLELESDPGLFTLLMEDFGVKGVQVDEIYDLQKNLEGQVYGFIFLFRWIEERRARRKIVETTDIYVKDEDAVNNIFFAQQVVPNSCATHALLSVLLNCSDIDLGQTLSRLKVHTKGMSPENKGWAIGNTPELACAHNSHAMPQARRRMDRNSGVSTGRFTGEAFHFVSFVPIDGRLFELDGLKPFPMDHGPWGEKEAWTDKFRRVMSDRLGITTGEQDIRFNLMAVVPDRRIAITHKLKMLRTNQTIVSAALEKLLKSEKKEASSSTSASTSRPPGTSVKKEPDESTPVKLSDEYSELLAIKEEKQPDQPSSSSSVSVSKELESLVSLNNSSDSVEIIGESEIKQERDPAPPSPPSSFIGAGTFSPKDLLSLLKNLESEITITEQHLCDENEKRERFKLDDCRRTHNYDEFICTFLSMLAHQGVLAELVSQDLIATRKPSMGGIQNSASRAISRSYKKAAATNGTSPKTPGSKRRRGRAKCRKRK; from the coding sequence ATGCCAGTTGATATCAACCGGCTGACGGACGGTTGGCTGGAGCTGGAAAGTGATCCTGGGTTGTTCACGCTGCTGATGGAAGATTTCGGTGTGAAAGGCGTTCAGGTGGATGAAATCTACGACCTGCAGAAGAATCTCGAGGGCCAAGTGTATGGATTCATTTTTCTGTTTCGCTGGATCGAAGAACGAAGGGCGCGCCGGAAAATTGTGGAAACGACGGACATCTACGTGAAGGATGAGGATGCAGTGAACAACATTTTCTTCGCCCAGCAGGTGGTTCCGAACAGCTGCGCAACGCATGCCCTGCTGTCGGTGCTACTGAACTGTTCCGACATTGATCTCGGCCAGACGCTTAGTCGGCTAAAGGTGCACACGAAGGGTATGAGCCCGGAAAACAAGGGCTGGGCGATAGGAAACACACCGGAGCTGGCCTGTGCGCATAATTCTCATGCGATGCCCCAAGCCCGCCGCAGGATGGATCGAAATTCGGGCGTAAGCACCGGGCGATTCACCGGTGAAgcgttccattttgtttcatttgttccaATCGATGGCCGGCTGTTTGAGTTGGATGGGTTGAAACCGTTCCCGATGGATCATGGGCCGTGGGGAGAAAAGGAAGCCTGGACGGACAAATTCCGTCGTGTGATGTCCGACAGGCTCGGAATCACAACCGGCGAGCAGGACATTCGCTTCAATTTGATGGCAGTAGTCCCAGATCGACGGATTGCCATCACGCACAAGCTGAAAATGCTTCGTACAAACCAAACGATCGTGTCGGCAGCACTGGAGAAGCTGTTGAAATCGGAAAAGAAAGAAGCGTCCTCTTCGACGTCAGCTAGCACATCGCGTCCGCCGGGAACCAGCGTGAAGAAGGAACCAGATGAATCGACGCCAGTGAAACTATCCGACGAGTACTCGGAATTGCTCGCCATCAAGGAAGAGAAGCAACCCGATCAACCTTCCTCATCGTCGTCGGTTTCCGTGTCGAAGGAACTGGAATCGCTCGTATCGTTGAACAACTCTTCCGATTCAGTGGAAATTATCGGTGAATCTGAAATCAAGCAGGAACGAGATCCTGCTCCACCTTCGCCTCCATCGTCATTTATCGGCGCTGGTACATTCTCACCGAAGGATTTGCTATCGCTGCTGAAGAACCTTGAATCAGAAATCACGATCACGGAGCAGCATTTGTGTGACGAAAATGAAAAGCGCGAAAGGTTTAAACTCGACGACTGCCGGCGGACGCACAATTACGACGAGTTCATCTGTACCTTTCTTTCGATGTTGGCCCATCAGGGTGTGCTGGCGGAGCTGGTCTCGCAGGATCTCATTGCAACGAGGAAGCCAAGCATGGGCGGCATCCAAAACAGCGCGAGCCGCGCGATCTCAAGAAGTTACAAGAAAGCGGCAGCCACTAATGGAACGTCTCCGAAAACGCCTGGGTCTAAGCGGCGCCGTGGTAGAGCAAAGTGTCGCAAACGGAAGTAG
- the LOC125770293 gene encoding alpha-ketoglutarate dehydrogenase component 4 — MVMLRSVLSTARRVPLIKFRKGGPFLEAASHTAGGATGSAATTAAPAHARSVSSGEAIEEWQLPARYRRKPIDDVEMEWINRGGPPA, encoded by the exons ATGGTAATGTTGCGTTCGGTGCTTTCCACCGCACGACGTGTTCCGTTGATCAAATTCCGCAAGGGTGGCCCTTTCCTGGAGGCGGCCAGTCACACGGCGGGCGGTGCAACCGGTTCTGCCGCTACCACAGCAGCTCCAGCG caCGCACGATCCGTGTCGTCGGGAGAGGCGATCGAAGAATGGCAGCTGCCGGCACGCTACCGCAGGAAACCGATCGATGACGTCGAGATGGAATGGATCAACCGTGGTGGACCGCCGGCTTAG